A region from the Salvelinus fontinalis isolate EN_2023a chromosome 23, ASM2944872v1, whole genome shotgun sequence genome encodes:
- the slc15a1a gene encoding solute carrier family 15 member 1 yields MKLYRYQRNMALILCLYEQEVCGYPLSIFFIVVNEFCERFSYYGMRAVLVLYFRYFLRFDDDLATSIYHTFVALCYLTPILGAIVADSWLGKFKTIIYLSIVYAIGQVVMAVSAIHDITDTDRDGTPDNLTLHIVLSMVGLLLIALGTGGIKPCVAAFGGDQFQDHQAKQRSTFFSVFYLCINGGSLLSTIITPILRGQECGIHSQQKCYPLAFGVPAALMVVALVVFIIGSGMYHKTEPQGNIMLDVCKCIGFAIKNRFRHRSSSYPKRTHWMDWAEEKHEKLLIAQIKMVLKVLFLYIPLPMFWTLFDQKGSRWTLQATTMDGNFGALILQPDQMQTVNPILILTLVPIMDSVVYPLIKKCGLNFTPLRRMTVGMFLAAMAFVAAALVQIQIDKTLPTFPSSSQSQLKLLNMGSIPLTVTLPNNDPFVIEAAKASANYLTFEEESIQVSFQSPAISRTISLAKDKRQTLLIPSNLSAPMWEVTDDVMAKPEQGANAIRFVNGMAGAVNVSTFGSIDYSSASNYSLISNGKATFTISNGANTCEYSREFGFGSSYTLLIPSHFAWGPTCSESISGVEDIQPNSFHMGWQIPQYFLITCGEVVFSVTGLEFSYSQAPSNMKAVLQAGWLFTVAIGNFIVLIVAEIAQIEEQWAEFVLFASLLVAVCVIFSIMAYFYTYMDPAEIEAQFRDKGGKEESDKEEFQMQKKDSVAHHNQDDEAKQTKM; encoded by the exons ATGAAGTTATACAGATACCAGCGTAATATGGCCCTTATTTTGTGTCTGTATGAACAGGAGGTATGTGGCTATCCCCTAAGCATATTCTTCATTGTTGTAAATGAGTTCTGCGAGAGATTCTCCTACTATGGCATGCGAG cTGTGCTGGTGCTGTACTTCAGGTACTTCCTTCGGTTTGATGATGACCTGGCCACCTCCATCTACCACACCTTTGTGGCTCTGTGCTACCTGACTCCCATCCTGGGAGCCATTGTAGCAGACTCCTGGTTGGGCAAGTTTAA GACTATCATCTACTTGTCCATTGTCTATGCAATTGGCCAGGTTGTGATGGCAGTCAGCGCCATTCATGACATCACGGACACAGACAGAGATGGCACGCCAGACAACTTGACCTTGCATAT tGTGCTGTCCATGGTGGGCCTGCTCCTCATTGCGCTGGGTACAGGTGGTATCAAACCATGTGTAGCTGCTTTTGGAGGAGACCAGTTTCAGGACCACCAG GCAAAACAGAGGAGCACTTTCTTCTCGGTTTTCTACCTGTGTATCAATGGTGGGAGTCTCCTGTCTACTATCATTACACCAATCCTCAGAG GCCAGGAGTGTGGCATCCACAGCCAGCAGAAGTGTTACCCTCTGGCCTTCGGTGTCCCTGCTGCGCTCATGGTGGTCGCCCTTG TCGTGTTCATAATTGGAAGTGGTATGTACCATAAGACTGAACCGCAGGGAAACATAATGCTGGATGTGTGTAAATGTATTGGG TTTGCAATAAAGAACCGCTTCAGGCACAGGAGTAGCTCCTACCCGAAGAGAACCCACTGGATGGACTGGGCCGAAGAGAAACACGAG AAACTCCTCATTGCTCAGATAAAAATGGTGCTGAAGGTTCTATTTCTGTACATTCCCCTTCCCATGTTCTGGACCCTATTTGACCAAAAG GGCTCTAGGTGGACTCTTCAGGCCACCACCATGGATGGGAACTTT GGAGCCCTCATTCTGCAGCCTGATCAAATGCAG ACTGTCAACCCTATCCTGATCCTGACTCTGGTACCGATCATGGACAGTGTGGTGTACCCACTGATAAAGAAATGTGGCCTGAACTTCAC TCCTTTGAGGAGAATgacagtggggatgtttttgGCAGCCATGGCCTTTGTTGCTGCAGCTTTGGTACAGATCCAGATTGAT AAAACCTTGCCAACCTTCCCATCATCCTCCCAGAGCCAATTAAAATTACTCAACATGGGCAGTATCCCCTTGAcagttaccctacccaataaTGATCCATTCGTCATTGAAGCAGCTAAG GCTAGTGCAAATTACCTTACATTTGAGGAAGAAAGCATCCAAGTTTCATTTCAGAGTCCTGCAATATCTAGGACTATTTCCTTAGCAAAGGACAAGCGACAAACACTTCTAATTCCCTCAAACCTCAGTGCACCAATGTGGGAGGTG ACTGATGATGTGATGGCAAAGCCAGAGCAAGGGGCCAATGCAATCAG ATTTGTTAATGGTATGGCTGGAGCGGTGAATGTGTCAACTTTTGGAAGCATTGACTACTCCTCTGCTTCCAACTACTCTCTCATATCAAATGGAAA AGCCACCTTCACCATTTCCAATGGTGCAAACACATGTGAATACTCCAGAGAATTTGGATTCGGGAGTTCTTACACTCTGCTTATCCCCAGTCATTTTGCATGGGGCCCGACT TGCTCGGAATCCATTTCTGGGGTTGAGGATATCCAGCCCAACTCCTTCCATATGGGCTGGCAGATCCCACAGTACTTCCTCATTACCTGTGGAGAGGTGGTGTTCTCTGTTACTGGCCTGGAGTTCTCTTATTCACAG GCACCGAGCAACATGAAGGCAGTGCTACAAGCAGGCTGGCTGTTCACTGTAGCTATTGGCAACTTTATTGTCCTTATTGTGGCTGAGATTGCACAGATCGAAGAACAG TGGGCAGAGTTTGTCCTTTTTGCCTCCCTCCTAGTGGCAGTGTGTGTCATCTTCTCCATCATGGCCTATTTCTATACCTACATGGACCCTGCAGAGATCGAGGCCCAGTTCAGGGACAAAGGTGGTAAGGAAGAATCAGACAAAGAGGAGTTTCAAATGCAGAAGAAAGATTCCGTAGCCCATCACAATCAAGATGATGAAGCCAAACAAACCAAAATGTAA